Proteins found in one Nocardia brasiliensis ATCC 700358 genomic segment:
- a CDS encoding CocE/NonD family hydrolase, translating to MTVRRTTTNLLRLATAAGVLIASATLPMAAPFASAAPPSVADFPKANARTGLPDGWQPGPERYGVGEHKNVELPMADGVILRADVRYPTDASGAPAAGPFPIVLTQSAYGKDSAGLMRLLSYEGLGPLLEHALPSVIDVAKQISDAAGYGDYFVKRGYISVVVDIRGTGSSNGQWSILQPQEREDAKRVIQWAAGLPGSTGEVGLWGLSYLGMSELFAAGVLEPDSPVKAMFPLMAGNHAFQDLLGHDGFYNIAFLASMLQFPITLLPQLDPILGLYREPGKMASVFVDHLLAHFRAEGTWPSVLNALVDGDRAYNGPYWEDRAIDNVLDRIGSNGIPTYLVGGQYDLLQDGTPRTFAGLQNAYAGRAHHGPMPADAPSSGRFQMLTGPWFHVQPGVQRNADIDMHAIQLAWFDRWLKDEHNGIDETATPLHAIDINGNVIESATYPVRETPTQHLYLAAGGRLTPERPAAQAGSDRVNFSPVNGGTICNASFSRNFSGVYELLTTLAGIDDPCAQFPAHPDIPGLLDNPQYETEPFAEPTVLAGPIGATLFATSNTPASAFSVTVQDIAPDGTVFALTDGQLAGNFRALDEDRTWRTADGSVLGAFHPGTRESLLPVVPGEVTEYNVKVRPAFHVFQPGHRLQVTIATGDAPTHIFNPKDYPALLGGVYDLQRTEHAASFLTLPLAGVSQLRR from the coding sequence ATGACCGTCCGACGGACCACGACGAATCTGCTTCGACTCGCGACCGCGGCGGGGGTGCTGATCGCGTCCGCGACGCTGCCGATGGCCGCGCCGTTCGCGTCCGCCGCCCCACCATCGGTCGCCGACTTCCCGAAAGCGAACGCTCGCACCGGGTTACCCGACGGGTGGCAGCCGGGGCCGGAGCGCTACGGCGTCGGTGAGCACAAGAACGTCGAACTGCCGATGGCCGACGGCGTCATACTGCGTGCCGACGTCCGCTACCCGACGGATGCGTCGGGCGCGCCCGCGGCCGGGCCCTTCCCGATCGTGTTGACCCAGTCGGCCTACGGGAAGGACAGCGCCGGGCTCATGCGGTTGCTGTCCTACGAGGGACTCGGTCCGCTCCTGGAGCACGCGCTGCCGAGCGTCATCGACGTCGCGAAGCAGATCAGCGATGCCGCGGGCTATGGCGACTACTTCGTCAAACGGGGCTACATCAGTGTGGTCGTCGATATCCGCGGCACCGGTTCGTCCAACGGTCAGTGGAGCATCCTGCAACCGCAAGAGCGCGAAGACGCCAAGCGCGTGATCCAGTGGGCGGCAGGGCTGCCCGGCTCGACCGGCGAGGTCGGGCTGTGGGGACTGTCCTATCTCGGGATGAGCGAACTGTTCGCGGCCGGTGTGCTGGAACCGGATTCGCCGGTCAAGGCGATGTTCCCGCTGATGGCGGGCAATCACGCGTTCCAGGATCTGCTCGGGCACGACGGTTTCTACAACATCGCGTTCCTCGCCTCGATGCTGCAATTCCCGATCACCCTGCTGCCGCAGCTCGATCCGATCCTCGGGTTGTATCGCGAGCCCGGCAAGATGGCCAGCGTTTTCGTCGACCACTTGCTCGCGCACTTCCGTGCCGAGGGCACCTGGCCGTCGGTGCTCAACGCGCTGGTCGACGGGGACCGGGCCTACAACGGCCCGTATTGGGAGGACCGGGCGATAGACAACGTGCTGGATCGGATCGGGTCCAACGGGATTCCGACCTACTTGGTCGGCGGGCAGTACGACCTGCTGCAGGACGGCACGCCCCGGACCTTCGCCGGATTGCAGAACGCCTACGCGGGCCGCGCGCACCACGGCCCGATGCCCGCCGACGCGCCGTCCAGCGGCCGTTTCCAAATGCTCACCGGCCCTTGGTTTCACGTCCAGCCGGGCGTGCAGCGCAATGCGGACATCGATATGCACGCCATCCAGCTGGCCTGGTTCGACCGGTGGCTGAAGGACGAGCACAACGGCATCGATGAGACCGCGACGCCGCTGCACGCGATCGACATCAACGGCAACGTGATCGAGAGCGCCACCTATCCGGTGCGCGAAACGCCCACGCAGCACCTCTATCTGGCAGCGGGCGGTCGTCTGACACCGGAACGTCCTGCGGCCCAAGCGGGTTCGGATCGGGTGAACTTCAGCCCGGTCAATGGCGGCACCATCTGCAATGCCTCGTTCTCCCGCAACTTCTCCGGCGTCTACGAGCTGCTGACCACGTTGGCCGGGATCGACGATCCGTGCGCGCAATTCCCCGCCCACCCGGATATCCCAGGGCTGCTGGACAATCCGCAGTACGAGACCGAGCCGTTCGCCGAACCCACCGTGCTCGCCGGGCCGATCGGCGCCACGCTCTTCGCCACCTCGAACACGCCCGCCTCGGCGTTCAGCGTGACCGTGCAGGACATCGCGCCGGACGGCACCGTCTTCGCGCTCACCGACGGCCAACTGGCCGGGAACTTCCGGGCGCTGGACGAGGACCGTACCTGGCGGACCGCGGACGGCAGCGTGCTGGGCGCGTTCCATCCCGGTACCCGGGAGTCGCTGCTGCCGGTGGTGCCGGGCGAGGTGACCGAGTACAACGTGAAGGTGCGCCCGGCCTTCCACGTGTTCCAGCCCGGCCATCGGTTGCAGGTGACGATCGCCACCGGTGACGCACCGACGCACATCTTCAATCCGAAGGACTACCCGGCGCTGCTCGGCGGTGTGTACGACCTCCAGCGCACCGAGCACGCCGCGTCCTTCCTCACGTTGCCACTGGCCGGGGTGTCACAGCTGCGGCGCTGA
- a CDS encoding AMP-binding protein: MSAIGNAARALLVNLHSVGVLQRAGMIDLLAPIGVLRASRAVRQYGGIAGPVRISARREPDRVALIDELGPLTYRELEARSNALARGFAALGLGPGDTVAALSRDRRELVDTMLAAAKIGAGLVLLNTGFAGPQLADVAAREGVNAIVYDAEFADLLAVLPAEVHRVLAVHEGTAAGVATVDALIGANDTAELPPPPRQGGFVLLTGGTTGTPKGVPRRIRSPLAAAALLERIPLRRNQTLVLAAPLFHGTALNQFILALSLASTVVLRRRFDATATLAAVADHRAQVLVLVPTMLRRLLDLGPEALARYDTSSLRIVFSAGSALPAALGDAAAAAFGDVLYNFYGSTEVGVAAIATPEDWRAASGTVGKPPTACTVRLYDEDGRVVTEPGRRGTIYVRSMLSFSGYSGGGNKDIVDGLLSSGDVGHWDSGGRLFIDGRDDDMIVSGGENVFPGEVEELLYAHPAIAEAAIVAVPDDEFGQRLAAFVVRHPGPELDADAVRSYVKANLARFKVPRDVTFVGELPRTSTGKLLRRDLAGPVVQPKSS; this comes from the coding sequence ATGTCCGCCATCGGAAATGCCGCACGCGCACTGCTGGTCAATCTGCATTCGGTGGGTGTGTTGCAACGCGCGGGGATGATCGATCTGCTGGCGCCGATCGGTGTGCTGCGCGCGTCGCGAGCGGTGCGGCAGTACGGCGGCATCGCCGGGCCGGTGCGGATATCGGCGCGTCGGGAACCCGACCGGGTCGCGTTGATCGACGAGCTGGGCCCGCTCACCTACCGGGAGTTGGAAGCGCGCAGCAACGCGCTGGCGCGCGGGTTCGCCGCGCTCGGGCTCGGACCGGGCGACACGGTGGCGGCGCTGAGCCGGGACCGGCGGGAGCTGGTGGACACCATGCTCGCCGCGGCCAAAATCGGTGCCGGGCTGGTGCTGCTGAACACCGGATTCGCCGGTCCGCAACTGGCCGACGTCGCGGCCCGCGAGGGCGTGAATGCCATTGTCTACGATGCCGAATTCGCCGACCTGCTCGCGGTGCTGCCCGCCGAGGTGCACCGGGTCCTCGCGGTGCACGAAGGTACTGCGGCGGGGGTCGCGACAGTCGACGCATTGATCGGGGCCAACGACACCGCCGAACTGCCGCCACCGCCGCGCCAAGGCGGCTTCGTGCTGCTCACCGGCGGCACCACCGGCACGCCGAAGGGGGTGCCGCGCCGGATCCGGTCGCCGCTCGCGGCGGCCGCGCTGCTGGAGCGAATCCCGTTGCGCCGCAACCAGACCCTGGTACTGGCCGCGCCGCTGTTCCACGGCACCGCGCTGAACCAGTTCATTCTCGCGTTGTCGCTGGCCTCGACGGTGGTGCTGCGCAGGCGATTCGACGCGACGGCCACGCTGGCCGCCGTCGCCGACCATCGGGCGCAGGTGCTGGTACTGGTGCCGACCATGCTGCGCCGGCTCCTCGACCTCGGCCCCGAAGCGCTGGCGCGGTACGACACCAGCAGTCTGCGTATCGTTTTCAGCGCCGGCTCGGCCCTGCCCGCCGCGCTCGGCGACGCGGCCGCCGCCGCGTTCGGCGACGTGCTCTACAACTTCTACGGCTCGACCGAGGTGGGCGTCGCCGCCATCGCCACGCCCGAGGACTGGCGGGCGGCGTCCGGGACGGTGGGTAAACCGCCGACCGCCTGCACGGTGCGGCTCTACGACGAAGACGGCCGGGTGGTCACCGAGCCGGGCCGGCGCGGCACCATCTACGTGCGGAGCATGCTGTCCTTCAGCGGCTACTCCGGCGGCGGCAACAAGGACATCGTCGACGGCCTGCTGTCCTCCGGCGATGTGGGGCACTGGGATTCGGGTGGACGGCTGTTCATCGACGGCCGCGACGACGACATGATCGTCTCCGGCGGCGAGAACGTCTTTCCCGGCGAGGTCGAGGAGCTGCTCTACGCACATCCCGCGATCGCCGAGGCCGCCATCGTCGCCGTGCCCGACGACGAATTCGGCCAGCGGCTGGCGGCTTTCGTGGTGCGCCACCCCGGGCCGGAACTGGACGCGGACGCGGTCCGCTCGTACGTGAAGGCGAACCTGGCCCGGTTCAAGGTGCCGCGTGACGTCACGTTCGTCGGCGAACTGCCGCGCACCAGCACCGGGAAGCTGCTGCGCAGAGACCTGGCCGGACCGGTGGTCCAGCCGAAATCATCGTGA
- a CDS encoding TetR/AcrR family transcriptional regulator gives MARREEEAKDGRSYGGLSREQRVAQRQTRLIDAALELFGTQGYAATSIERLCAVANVSTRSFYEDMGSREALLIALVNRITSRAVERALESLAKTENEPLSTRVVEGFRAYLAVTCADQRSARVCYVEVVGVSPAVEEWRTEQRRLLSALLVSEAERGVERGEAKPRRFDLFGLAVIGAVNSLAQELVHSTKPDSVVTLDEICDEIAYLVHAGLVYT, from the coding sequence GTGGCACGGCGGGAAGAGGAAGCGAAGGACGGTCGCAGCTACGGCGGGCTGTCACGGGAACAACGGGTGGCCCAACGGCAGACCCGATTGATCGATGCCGCCCTGGAATTATTCGGAACACAGGGTTACGCGGCCACTTCCATCGAGCGCCTCTGCGCGGTCGCCAACGTTTCCACGCGCAGTTTCTACGAGGACATGGGCAGCCGCGAGGCCTTGCTGATCGCCCTGGTCAATCGAATCACTTCGCGTGCGGTGGAGCGGGCCTTGGAATCGCTGGCGAAAACCGAGAACGAACCGCTCTCGACCAGGGTGGTCGAGGGTTTCCGCGCTTATCTCGCCGTGACCTGTGCGGATCAGCGTTCGGCCCGGGTCTGCTATGTCGAAGTGGTCGGGGTGAGCCCGGCGGTGGAGGAATGGCGGACCGAACAGCGGCGCCTGCTGTCGGCATTGCTGGTCAGCGAAGCCGAACGCGGTGTCGAACGCGGCGAGGCCAAGCCGCGGCGCTTCGACCTTTTCGGGCTCGCGGTGATCGGCGCCGTGAACTCGCTGGCCCAGGAATTGGTGCACAGTACCAAGCCGGATTCGGTGGTCACACTCGATGAAATCTGCGATGAGATCGCGTATCTCGTGCACGCGGGGCTCGTCTACACCTGA
- a CDS encoding lipase family protein: MSVRNGGRVVVLGVIALMAVWLGLGSGQAVPGADVRVEPAPALTLPPELDDFYRPPAGDVAAAQPGEILRARAIYPAFMGILQLNVDAWQLLYRTTNSHGAPIATVTTILKPRGPAPAGGSKLLSYQIAEDSVAQYCAPSYVAQSGAIPVDYVNAAETLIPIAAGLGQGWTIAMPDYQGPNSAYGASRMNAQATLDGIRAAENFAPAQLSGPETPVALWGYSGGTIPSAFVPEIKESYAPELNIVGIAAGGVAAGDYAGVVRHNNGGVYAGLISAAIVGISTEYPEMQRVMRERVDLLGQFVMASKKVLCHPQGAALFPGFNYFGTFQGGDPLTLPEIREAIADNSLGQQTPTVPIYFYHAQNDELIPIAGTDATVQKYCADGAPSVTYVREFAAEHISGVLSHLPGAFYWLKDRLDGVAAPPGCSITSPVSTIPEPQFGQALSEILPPMAQALVGHAIGAHK, translated from the coding sequence ATGAGCGTGCGCAATGGTGGGCGCGTTGTCGTCCTCGGCGTCATCGCGCTGATGGCGGTATGGCTGGGGCTGGGTTCGGGGCAGGCGGTGCCGGGGGCGGACGTGCGGGTCGAGCCCGCGCCGGCGCTCACCCTCCCGCCGGAACTGGACGACTTCTATCGACCGCCGGCCGGCGACGTGGCGGCCGCGCAGCCCGGGGAGATCCTGCGCGCGCGGGCGATCTATCCCGCGTTCATGGGCATCCTGCAGCTGAATGTCGATGCGTGGCAGCTGCTTTACCGCACCACGAACAGCCACGGCGCACCGATCGCGACGGTCACCACGATCCTGAAACCGCGGGGCCCCGCCCCGGCCGGTGGCTCGAAGCTGCTGTCCTATCAGATCGCCGAGGACAGCGTCGCGCAGTACTGCGCGCCCTCGTATGTGGCCCAATCCGGCGCCATCCCGGTCGATTACGTGAACGCGGCGGAGACGCTCATCCCGATCGCCGCCGGGCTCGGGCAGGGGTGGACGATCGCGATGCCCGACTATCAGGGTCCGAATTCGGCCTACGGCGCGTCCCGGATGAATGCCCAGGCGACGCTCGACGGTATCCGCGCGGCGGAGAATTTCGCACCCGCGCAGTTGAGCGGGCCGGAAACGCCGGTCGCGCTGTGGGGCTACTCCGGCGGCACGATTCCCTCGGCCTTCGTGCCGGAGATCAAGGAAAGCTATGCACCGGAACTCAATATCGTCGGCATTGCCGCCGGCGGTGTCGCGGCAGGCGACTATGCCGGGGTGGTACGCCACAACAACGGCGGCGTCTACGCTGGGTTGATCTCGGCTGCGATCGTCGGCATATCCACCGAATACCCGGAAATGCAACGGGTGATGCGGGAACGCGTCGATCTGCTCGGGCAATTCGTGATGGCGTCCAAGAAGGTGCTGTGCCATCCGCAGGGTGCCGCGCTGTTCCCCGGGTTCAACTATTTCGGCACATTTCAGGGCGGAGATCCGTTGACGCTGCCCGAGATTCGGGAAGCCATTGCGGACAATTCCCTCGGGCAACAGACGCCGACCGTGCCGATCTACTTCTATCACGCGCAGAACGACGAGCTCATTCCGATCGCGGGTACCGATGCCACCGTGCAGAAATACTGTGCGGACGGCGCGCCAAGCGTGACCTATGTCCGGGAATTCGCGGCCGAGCACATCTCCGGCGTGCTTTCGCATCTGCCCGGCGCGTTCTATTGGCTGAAGGATCGGCTCGACGGCGTGGCCGCGCCGCCGGGCTGCTCGATCACCAGCCCGGTCAGCACCATCCCCGAACCGCAGTTCGGCCAGGCCCTGTCGGAGATTCTGCCGCCCATGGCGCAGGCGCTCGTCGGCCACGCGATCGGCGCGCACAAGTAG
- a CDS encoding carbohydrate ABC transporter permease — protein MTADAEVTQIEKVTGAVAVAEPAARPKVRAKRRRWELTAVGVVIAALFLLPFIVMVLGSLKNRAEILRIPPTYLPESWHPDNYATMWDTPETPLPYNMMSTVIISVFATVLVLLVAVPAAYYTARHKFPGRAVFLGLVLVTQMLQPTVLVTGLIREFFAVGINDTFLAMILVNAAFNLSFAVWILHSFFAAIPVEIEEAAQLDGLSRWQTLVRVSLPLVWPGIVTATIFVVVSCWNEFAASLVVLTTPENQPLSVALTKFVGQYDTSWQYVFAISTVGIIPVVILFALIEKRLVAGLTAGSVK, from the coding sequence ATGACCGCCGACGCCGAGGTGACGCAGATCGAAAAGGTCACGGGCGCAGTCGCGGTGGCCGAACCGGCCGCGCGGCCCAAGGTCCGGGCGAAGCGACGCCGGTGGGAACTGACCGCGGTCGGCGTGGTGATCGCGGCGCTGTTCCTGCTGCCGTTCATCGTGATGGTGCTCGGCTCGTTGAAGAATCGCGCCGAAATCCTGCGCATCCCACCGACCTACCTGCCCGAGTCGTGGCATCCGGACAACTACGCCACCATGTGGGACACGCCGGAGACGCCGCTGCCGTACAACATGATGAGCACCGTCATCATCTCGGTGTTCGCCACGGTGCTGGTGCTGCTGGTGGCCGTCCCGGCCGCGTATTACACGGCGCGGCACAAGTTTCCGGGTCGCGCGGTGTTCCTCGGCCTGGTGCTGGTGACCCAGATGTTGCAGCCGACGGTGCTGGTGACCGGTCTGATCCGGGAATTCTTCGCCGTCGGCATCAACGACACCTTCCTGGCGATGATCCTGGTGAACGCCGCGTTCAACCTCTCGTTCGCGGTCTGGATCCTGCACAGCTTCTTCGCCGCCATCCCGGTGGAGATCGAGGAGGCCGCGCAACTGGACGGGCTGAGCCGCTGGCAGACCCTGGTCCGGGTGAGCCTGCCGCTGGTGTGGCCCGGCATCGTCACCGCGACGATCTTCGTCGTGGTCTCCTGCTGGAACGAATTCGCCGCCAGCCTGGTGGTGCTGACCACGCCGGAGAACCAGCCGCTCTCGGTCGCGCTGACCAAGTTCGTCGGTCAGTACGACACGTCCTGGCAATACGTCTTCGCTATTTCCACCGTGGGTATTATCCCGGTCGTCATCCTGTTCGCGCTGATCGAAAAGCGCCTGGTGGCCGGTCTTACGGCGGGCAGCGTCAAGTAG
- a CDS encoding carbohydrate ABC transporter permease: MRRKGTLAAIPWIGPSLVLIAAIVAFPACYMVWTSTRDLSAYGQDRGAAGLENFRTLFGISELGSVLLHTVLWVVAVVLITLVISAGLAQFLSKDFPGRTAVRMAVLVPWAASVVMTTTIFYYMLDPDVGIANRFLVDIGLLDRGYGFTKQPTPAFLVAIGVAVFVSIPFTTYTILAGLQSIPAEISEAGRVDGAGAWQRYRYLILPQLRPAIAVATIINIINSFNSLPILQVITGSIAGFQADTTTTLMFKLIRQNQQVDTAAAMSVLNFVLIIVIIAIYVKVIRPTQEVDG; encoded by the coding sequence GTGCGGCGGAAAGGAACTCTGGCGGCGATACCGTGGATCGGACCCTCGCTGGTCCTGATCGCGGCTATCGTCGCCTTCCCCGCCTGCTACATGGTGTGGACCAGTACCAGGGATCTGAGCGCCTACGGCCAGGATCGCGGCGCGGCCGGCCTGGAGAACTTCCGCACCCTGTTCGGGATCTCCGAGCTCGGCTCGGTACTGCTGCACACGGTGCTCTGGGTCGTCGCCGTCGTCCTGATCACGCTGGTGATCTCGGCGGGGCTGGCCCAGTTCCTGAGCAAGGACTTCCCCGGCCGCACCGCGGTGCGGATGGCGGTGCTGGTGCCGTGGGCCGCGTCCGTGGTGATGACGACGACGATCTTCTACTACATGCTCGATCCCGACGTCGGCATCGCGAACCGGTTCCTGGTCGATATCGGCCTGCTGGATCGCGGCTACGGCTTCACCAAGCAGCCGACGCCCGCGTTCCTGGTCGCGATCGGCGTGGCGGTGTTCGTCTCGATCCCGTTCACCACCTACACGATTCTGGCCGGGCTGCAGTCGATTCCGGCCGAGATCAGTGAGGCGGGCCGGGTCGACGGCGCGGGCGCGTGGCAGCGCTACCGGTATCTCATTCTGCCGCAGCTGCGTCCGGCGATCGCCGTCGCGACCATCATCAACATCATCAACTCGTTCAACTCGTTGCCGATCCTGCAGGTGATCACCGGCAGTATCGCGGGCTTCCAGGCGGACACCACAACCACGTTGATGTTCAAGCTGATTCGGCAGAATCAGCAGGTCGACACGGCAGCGGCGATGAGCGTGCTGAATTTCGTCCTGATCATCGTGATCATCGCGATCTACGTGAAGGTGATCCGGCCTACCCAGGAGGTGGACGGATGA